The Phoenix dactylifera cultivar Barhee BC4 unplaced genomic scaffold, palm_55x_up_171113_PBpolish2nd_filt_p 001307F, whole genome shotgun sequence genome has a segment encoding these proteins:
- the LOC120108385 gene encoding uncharacterized protein LOC120108385 — translation MDLDLALRVDEPAVPTESSPAVERMGYERWERSNRLSLMLIKAYVSKSIRGSIPQCDKVKDYIKAIEEQFVSSDKALANTLLNKLSMMKHPKSRSVREHIMEMRDIAAQLKSLEIEISESFLVHFMLNSLPAEYGPFKISYNTHKEKWSVNELLTMCVQEEERLKHENLESANFVTH, via the coding sequence ATGGACCTTGATTTAGCACTCCGTGTGGATGAGCCAGCTGTGCCCACGGAATCAAGTCCCGCTGTGGAAAGGATGGGCTATGAGCGATGGGAGCGATCCAATCGTTTAAGCCTAATGCTCATCAAGGCATATGTTAGCAAGAGCATTAGAGGCTCTATTCCACAGTGTGATAAGGTAAAGGACTACATAAAGGCCATTGAAGAGCAATTTGTTAGTTCTGACAAGGCATTGGCTAACACCCTTCTGAACAAGTTGTCAATGATGAAACATCCCAAATCTAGGAGTGTGCGTGAGCACATAATGGAGATGAGGGACATTGCAGCCCAACTCAAGTCCCTAGAGATTGAGATTTCAGAGTCTTTTCTTGTTCATTTCATGCTCAACTCTCTCCCTGCAGAATATGGACCATTTAAAATATCATACAACACACATAAGGAAAAATGGTCCGTTAATGAACTTCTGACTATGTGTGTGCAAGAAGAGGAGAGGTTGAAGCATGAAAATCTAGAGAGTGCTAATTTTGTCACTCATTAA